A stretch of the Balearica regulorum gibbericeps isolate bBalReg1 chromosome 25, bBalReg1.pri, whole genome shotgun sequence genome encodes the following:
- the INKA2 gene encoding PAK4-inhibitor INKA2 isoform X2, which translates to MLSMKEVGDGLHEQMNCMMGALQELKLLQVQTALEQLDISGTRSTVSGTEQHQRCRSSGDVPGARQDERPRGEASVEERSPTSFACAVPRPVGLSRPAVLPEGGHLRETLSSFRSIAGEDVYHPKGPSSASARAEHVRPRTLKPSSQGTTGGWPACQECLGCDDGHDWTSSLMSQSRNRQPLVLGDNIFADLVGNWLDLPELDKKGEKSEASLSMSRSQELCRKFSLTANIFKKFLRSVRPDRDRLLKEKPCWLPPEDAQPEISKRPKKMNKLKGTFYFPLHGNIQSHHSKAERRPKAESNSKKTQIGTKQVHKTIDYTQSGFDINTAVWV; encoded by the coding sequence CTATCCATGAAGGAGGTCGGAGACGGGCTGCACGAGCAGATGAACTGCATGATGGGTGCACTGCAGGAGCTGAAACTCCTCCAGGTCCAGACAGCTTTGGAGCAGTTGGACATCTCAGGGACCCGAAGCACCGTTTCTGGCACCGAGCAGCACCAGCGCTGCCGAAGCAGCGGAGACGTGCCTGGGGCCCGGCAGGACGAGCGGCCGCGGGGGGAGGCATCGGTGGAGGAGCGCAGCCCCACGTCCTTCGCGTGTGCTGTGCCACGGCCGGTGGGTTTGTCCCGTCCCGCTGTGCTCCCGGAGGGCGGCCACCTTAGAGAGACCCTCTCCTCCTTCAGGAGCATCGCTGGTGAGGATGTTTATCACCCAAAAGGACCTTCCTCAGCTTCCGCCAGAGCTGAGCATGTCCGCCCGCGGACATTGAAGCCCAGTAGCCAGGGCACGACTGGGGGGTGGCCGGCATGCCAGGAGTGCCTGGGATGTGACGATGGCCATGACTGGACATCCTCCCTGATGTCCCAGAGCCGGAATCGGCAGCCGCTGGTCTTGGGGGATAACATCTTTGCAGACTTGGTTGGGAACTGGTTGGATCTGCCGGAGCTGGATAAGAAGGGGGAGAAGAGCGAGGCATCCCTGTCCATGAGCAGATCCCAGGAGCTCTGCAGGAAGTTCTCCCTCACAGCCAACATCTTCAAGAAGTTCCTGAGGAGTGTTCGGCCAGACCGAGACAGGCTTCTCAAGGAGAAACCTTGCTGGCTTCCACCTGAAGACGCACAGCCCGAAATTTCTAAGAGACCCAAAAAGATGAACAAACTCAAGGGGACATTTTACTTCCCACTTCATGGGAACATCCAGAGCCatcacagcaaagcagagaggcGCCCAAAGGCGGAAAGCAATAGCAAGAAAACCCAGATTGGCACCAAGCAAGTCCACAAGACCATAGACTACACCCAGTCCGGGTTTGACATCAATACAGCTGTTTGGGTCTGA
- the INKA2 gene encoding PAK4-inhibitor INKA2 isoform X1 — protein sequence MDHHLRRLRQELLSMKEVGDGLHEQMNCMMGALQELKLLQVQTALEQLDISGTRSTVSGTEQHQRCRSSGDVPGARQDERPRGEASVEERSPTSFACAVPRPVGLSRPAVLPEGGHLRETLSSFRSIAGEDVYHPKGPSSASARAEHVRPRTLKPSSQGTTGGWPACQECLGCDDGHDWTSSLMSQSRNRQPLVLGDNIFADLVGNWLDLPELDKKGEKSEASLSMSRSQELCRKFSLTANIFKKFLRSVRPDRDRLLKEKPCWLPPEDAQPEISKRPKKMNKLKGTFYFPLHGNIQSHHSKAERRPKAESNSKKTQIGTKQVHKTIDYTQSGFDINTAVWV from the coding sequence CTATCCATGAAGGAGGTCGGAGACGGGCTGCACGAGCAGATGAACTGCATGATGGGTGCACTGCAGGAGCTGAAACTCCTCCAGGTCCAGACAGCTTTGGAGCAGTTGGACATCTCAGGGACCCGAAGCACCGTTTCTGGCACCGAGCAGCACCAGCGCTGCCGAAGCAGCGGAGACGTGCCTGGGGCCCGGCAGGACGAGCGGCCGCGGGGGGAGGCATCGGTGGAGGAGCGCAGCCCCACGTCCTTCGCGTGTGCTGTGCCACGGCCGGTGGGTTTGTCCCGTCCCGCTGTGCTCCCGGAGGGCGGCCACCTTAGAGAGACCCTCTCCTCCTTCAGGAGCATCGCTGGTGAGGATGTTTATCACCCAAAAGGACCTTCCTCAGCTTCCGCCAGAGCTGAGCATGTCCGCCCGCGGACATTGAAGCCCAGTAGCCAGGGCACGACTGGGGGGTGGCCGGCATGCCAGGAGTGCCTGGGATGTGACGATGGCCATGACTGGACATCCTCCCTGATGTCCCAGAGCCGGAATCGGCAGCCGCTGGTCTTGGGGGATAACATCTTTGCAGACTTGGTTGGGAACTGGTTGGATCTGCCGGAGCTGGATAAGAAGGGGGAGAAGAGCGAGGCATCCCTGTCCATGAGCAGATCCCAGGAGCTCTGCAGGAAGTTCTCCCTCACAGCCAACATCTTCAAGAAGTTCCTGAGGAGTGTTCGGCCAGACCGAGACAGGCTTCTCAAGGAGAAACCTTGCTGGCTTCCACCTGAAGACGCACAGCCCGAAATTTCTAAGAGACCCAAAAAGATGAACAAACTCAAGGGGACATTTTACTTCCCACTTCATGGGAACATCCAGAGCCatcacagcaaagcagagaggcGCCCAAAGGCGGAAAGCAATAGCAAGAAAACCCAGATTGGCACCAAGCAAGTCCACAAGACCATAGACTACACCCAGTCCGGGTTTGACATCAATACAGCTGTTTGGGTCTGA